The Euzebyales bacterium genome includes a window with the following:
- a CDS encoding dioxygenase, whose translation MTDAPDLSDERLTAAVLASFDGSRSERFGEIMRSLVRHLHAFISEVELTEEEWFAGIDFLTRTGYTTTDQRQEWVLLSDVLGVSMLVVGLNNRKPPGTTESTVFGPFFVEGSPHIELGGDLARGAVGQPCHMSGRVVAVDGTPVSGARVEVWQSDDDGFYDMQYDDLDNMQGRGHLFTDDGGGWRFWSVLPVAYPIPHDGPVGDLLTAAGRGPMRPAHVHFMVTADGYQRLITHVFDGTDEHLDSDAVFGVRSQLIATFDRHEAGTTAPDGTQPDIPYHTLEYDLVLAPEHGTHDGGSAA comes from the coding sequence GTGACCGATGCTCCAGACCTGTCGGACGAGCGGCTGACGGCGGCCGTCCTGGCCAGCTTCGACGGCTCCCGTTCCGAGCGGTTCGGCGAGATCATGCGTAGCCTCGTGCGCCACCTCCACGCGTTCATCAGCGAGGTCGAGCTCACGGAGGAGGAGTGGTTCGCCGGCATCGACTTCCTGACCCGGACGGGGTACACCACGACCGACCAGCGCCAGGAGTGGGTGCTGCTGTCCGACGTGCTCGGCGTGTCGATGCTGGTCGTGGGCCTCAACAACCGCAAGCCACCCGGGACGACCGAGTCGACGGTGTTCGGTCCGTTCTTCGTCGAGGGCTCACCGCACATAGAGCTCGGTGGGGACCTTGCACGCGGTGCGGTTGGCCAGCCCTGCCACATGTCGGGCCGGGTCGTGGCGGTCGACGGCACGCCGGTCTCTGGCGCGCGGGTCGAGGTCTGGCAGTCCGACGACGACGGCTTCTACGACATGCAGTACGACGATCTGGACAACATGCAGGGACGCGGTCACCTGTTCACCGACGACGGCGGTGGCTGGCGGTTCTGGTCGGTGCTGCCCGTGGCCTACCCGATCCCGCATGACGGTCCGGTCGGCGACCTACTGACCGCGGCCGGCCGTGGGCCGATGCGCCCTGCCCACGTCCACTTCATGGTGACCGCTGACGGATACCAGCGCCTCATCACGCATGTGTTCGACGGCACCGACGAGCACCTCGACAGCGACGCCGTCTTCGGCGTGCGCAGCCAGCTGATCGCCACGTTCGACCGGCACGAGGCGGGCACGACCGCGCCGGACGGGACGCAGCCCGACATTCCCTACCACACCCTGGAGTACGACCTCGTGCTCGCGCCCGAGCACGGCACGCACGATGGGGGCTCCGCGGCCTGA
- a CDS encoding nitroreductase/quinone reductase family protein, whose protein sequence is MTTAQIAPTGPSAITASASVALWRRWVGANAVGELLGLGLTGVAAAIAMVTIEPRWPLVAAGAVVATGTIEGTIVGLAQWRVLRDHLDLSARRWVTATVVGALAAWAAGVTPSLVLADADGVGVEPTLAMQLGLAAALGLVAGPVLGGPQAVALRGLVDRPWRWVAANAVAWACALPVTFLAPALAPAGSGAPVLAAGFAVGAFAAGAVAGAVHGVVVVSMAGGRGVEVINPVMHRLLRSCAGRLLPGLVLLELTGRRSGRPVRIVAGHVRDDGSEIVVAGAADTKRWWRNLIDPRPVTLWTGGVRRRGVGRVVTDEADLSRTLGAWHATRARSRPTVADVSAGRTAVVIIEVGREE, encoded by the coding sequence ATGACGACGGCCCAGATCGCGCCCACCGGTCCGTCCGCCATCACGGCGAGCGCGAGCGTGGCGCTGTGGCGCCGCTGGGTCGGCGCCAACGCCGTCGGCGAACTCCTGGGCCTCGGCCTGACCGGCGTGGCAGCCGCCATCGCCATGGTCACGATCGAGCCGCGCTGGCCGCTGGTGGCTGCGGGCGCCGTCGTCGCCACGGGCACGATCGAGGGGACCATCGTCGGCCTCGCGCAGTGGCGGGTGCTGCGTGACCACCTCGACCTGTCCGCGCGGCGCTGGGTGACCGCGACGGTCGTCGGCGCCCTGGCCGCGTGGGCGGCCGGCGTGACACCGTCACTGGTGCTCGCGGACGCCGACGGCGTCGGCGTCGAACCGACGCTGGCGATGCAGCTGGGGCTGGCAGCGGCACTCGGGCTGGTGGCCGGGCCCGTGCTGGGCGGGCCACAGGCGGTTGCGCTGCGCGGCCTGGTGGACCGGCCGTGGCGGTGGGTCGCCGCGAACGCGGTCGCGTGGGCGTGCGCGCTGCCCGTGACGTTCCTGGCGCCCGCGCTCGCGCCCGCCGGCTCCGGGGCACCCGTGCTCGCCGCGGGGTTCGCCGTCGGCGCCTTCGCCGCGGGCGCGGTCGCCGGCGCCGTGCACGGCGTCGTGGTGGTGTCGATGGCCGGCGGGCGGGGCGTGGAGGTGATCAACCCCGTGATGCATCGGCTGCTGCGCTCCTGCGCCGGACGCCTCCTTCCCGGCCTCGTGCTGCTCGAGCTCACAGGCCGGCGCTCCGGTCGCCCGGTCAGGATCGTCGCCGGTCACGTGCGCGACGACGGGTCGGAGATCGTCGTCGCGGGCGCCGCCGACACGAAGCGCTGGTGGCGCAACCTCATCGACCCCCGTCCCGTGACCTTGTGGACGGGGGGTGTCCGGCGCCGCGGCGTCGGACGTGTGGTGACCGACGAGGCAGATCTGTCCCGTACGCTCGGGGCCTGGCACGCGACGCGTGCGAGGAGCAGACCGACAGTGGCCGACGTCAGCGCCGGACGGACGGCCGTGGTCATCATCGAGGTCGGCCGGGAGGAGTGA
- a CDS encoding universal stress protein: MERIAVGVDGSRAADRALHWAVREAELHEAAIDLVHAYVMHPYASLFGDTDRNLAEARLDKVIERNRALLDRVTWSSTMVDTAGAAAAALVDAAKDADLVVVGSRGAGGFARLTLGSTAYRTAAHAPAPVAVIAGDDTGADGDRSIVVGIDDAPVSRRALRWALEEAACRSTSVTVVHGYLLPIDMAPAAALDQGRFERACAQARDAAADLIDRVVGAARIPPGVEVSKVVDAGTPAGTLLDHAENRLLVVGTRGQGAFSRAVFGSVSQQVVHHADHPVVVVP; the protein is encoded by the coding sequence ATGGAGCGCATCGCAGTCGGCGTCGACGGATCCCGGGCCGCCGATCGCGCCCTGCACTGGGCGGTGCGGGAGGCCGAACTGCACGAGGCTGCGATCGACCTGGTGCACGCCTACGTCATGCACCCCTACGCGAGCCTGTTCGGCGACACCGACCGCAACCTCGCCGAGGCGCGGCTCGACAAGGTGATCGAGCGCAACCGGGCGCTGCTGGACCGCGTGACGTGGTCGTCGACGATGGTCGACACGGCCGGCGCCGCCGCGGCCGCACTGGTGGACGCCGCCAAGGATGCGGACCTCGTCGTCGTTGGGTCGCGTGGCGCCGGCGGGTTCGCACGGCTGACGCTCGGATCGACGGCCTACCGGACCGCCGCCCATGCGCCCGCGCCGGTCGCGGTCATCGCTGGCGACGACACCGGAGCCGACGGCGACCGGTCGATCGTGGTGGGCATCGACGACGCTCCCGTGTCCCGGCGGGCGCTGCGGTGGGCGCTCGAGGAGGCCGCGTGCCGCTCGACCTCCGTGACCGTCGTGCACGGCTACCTGCTTCCGATCGACATGGCGCCGGCGGCGGCCCTGGACCAGGGCCGGTTCGAGCGGGCGTGCGCCCAGGCTCGCGACGCCGCGGCAGACCTCATCGATCGCGTGGTCGGCGCCGCGCGGATTCCCCCGGGGGTGGAGGTGTCCAAGGTCGTCGATGCGGGGACCCCGGCCGGCACCCTGCTCGACCACGCGGAGAACCGGCTGCTGGTCGTGGGCACCCGCGGGCAGGGCGCGTTCAGCCGTGCGGTGTTCGGCTCGGTCAGCCAGCAGGTGGTCCACCATGCCGACCACCCGGTGGTCGTCGTGCCCTGA